AGCAGGGGCAGCCGGCCCGTGAAGGTGTGCAGGGCCTGCAAGCGCATGCGCAGGCCCGGTCCGATGCTGCCGCCCTGGTACGTGCCATCAGCAGTTACCAGGTCCAGCTTGAGGGCCGTGCCGGCGTCAAGGAGCAGCGTATCCTGGCCCGGCCGCAAGCTGGCCGCCCCTACCGCCGCCGCCAGCCGGTCGGCTCCCAGCGTCTGGGGCGTGGCGTAAGCATTGCGCAGCGGCACCGGCGTAAAGCCCGGCCGAAACGGCAGAATGCGCCCCAGCCCATCGGCCGCCGCCAGCTCAGCCAGCCAGGGCTGCGTAGTAGCTTCATCGGCCACCGACGCCAGAATGGCGTGCGCTGGCTGGTGCAGCTGCCACAGCGCCCGCAGTTGGGCCGGAGCGGCCAGCGCGCCGCTTTCGCGCAGGCCTTCAGGCCCAAATACGCCGTACTTCAAGGCCGTATTACCAAGGTCGAGCGCAAGGCTGGTCATAGTGTGCCAGTGAAGCGGCTGGTAAGCCGGCCGGAGGCTTCGCAATTCCGAACTTCCGGCCGGCTTACCAGCCAGTACTTCGTTACATAAAGTATTTCAGGCGAATAACCTCCTGCTCACTCAGAAAGCGCCATTTGCCGCGGGGCAGGTCTTTCTTGGTGAGGCCGGCGTACTGCACCCGGTCCAGCGCTACCACATCGTAGCCAAGGTGCTCAAATATGCGGCGCACAATGCGGTTGCGGCCGATATGCAGCTCAATGCCCACAAAATGCGGATTGCCAGCCACCACGGCTACGTCATCTACTTCGGCTTTGCCGTCTTCCAGCTCCACGCCGGCCGTTATTTCGGCCAGATGCTCGGCCGTGAGGGGCTTATCCAACTCGGCCTGGTAGATTTTCTTGTTCTTGTGCGACGGGTGCGAAAGCTTTTGGGCTACTTCGCCGTCGTTGGTGAAAAGCAGCAGGCCCGTGGTATTGCGGTCGAGGCGGCCCACCGGAAAAATACGCTCCTTCGAAGCCGTTGCTACCAGCGACATCACCGTCTTGCGGCCCTCGGGGTCGTCGGTGGTCGTGATGAAGTCCTTGGGCTTGTTCAGCAGCACGTACACCAGCTTCTCGCGGTTGAGGTTGGTTTTGCCGTACTGCACCGTGTCGGTGGGCTGCACCTTGTAGCCCATTTCGGTAATAACCTCGCCGTTTACACGGATTTCCCCGGCGGCAATCAGGGCATCGGCCTCGCGGCGCGAGCAAATACCTGCATTTGCTATATAGCGGTTTAGCCGAAGCTCTTCATTGCCGAAGTCTTCCTCGTTGAGACGGCGCTTGTTGCCGCGCGTCTTGTCCTGCTCGTAGTGCTTGAGGTTTTTGTAGTCGGGCGCTTCCCCCGGCTTTTCGCCAAACTTCGGCTTATCGGCCCGGCCGTAGCCGGTGCTGGAGCGGGGGCCGCTCTCGGCGGCCCGCAGGGCCTCGCGGCGCTCGCGGAAGGTGCCGCTGCTGGTGTTGCTGGGGCGCTCGCCGTAGCTGCGCGGCTTGCCAAAGGCGCCTTCGGTACGCTCGCGGCCAGGGCCCCGGTCGTTGCCATAGCTGCTGCGGCGCTCATCGCGCCCGCCCTCCGAAGGCCGGCCTTCCCGGTTGCCAAAGGAGCGGCGCTCGCCGCCCTCACCGGCGGCCGGCCGCCGGTCGCCAAAGCTCCCGCGGCGCTCCTCGCCACCGGGCCGGCTGCCAAACTCGCGGCGGGCCGGCCGCTCGTCGCGGCGCTCAAAGCTGCCGCCTTCGGGCCGGGGGCGGTTGCCCGCGCCCCGCTCCTCAAACGAGCGGCGCTCATCGCGGCCCGTGTAGGCCGGGCGCGCATCGGCCGGTGCTCCACCCTCCAGCGGGGTGCCGTCGGGGTTGGTTTTTATAAACTTGCGGTTGCGCTCGCCTTTGGTGCCGCGCGGCACCGTGGGCAGGCCCTCGTAGCGCACGGGCTGGCCTTGCCAGATGGGCTTGGGTGGGTAGGCAGGCCGCTCGCTGCGCTCCTCGCTACCCCGGCGCTCATTGCCTTCCCCACTTTTATCGAAGCTGCGAGCCGGGCGCGCCTCGCGGTCGCTGCTACCAAAGCTGCGCTTTTCACCATAGCTGGGGCGGTCGCCGCCAAAGCTGCGCTTGTCACCGTACCCACCGCGGGCTGGCCGGTCGCCTCCGCCAAAACTCCGCTTTTCGCCAAAGCCGCCGCGCTCGGGGCGGTCACTTCCACCGAAGCTGCGTTTCTCACCAAAGCCACCGCGCTCGGGGCGGTCGCCGCTGCCAAAGCTGCGCTTGTCACCAAAGCCCGGCTTGCCAAAGCTACCGCTGCCACCGGGCCGGCCGCCGGCCCGGTGGCCACCCCCCTGCCCAAATGTGGGCCGGGAAGGCGAATAGCCTTCGCTGCGCCCATCGGGGCGGCTGCCTTTGTAGCCACCGCTGCTGCGGGGCGAATTGCCCCCGCGCGAGTCGCTGCCGGGCCGCCCTGCGCCGCCAGCCGCACCGCGCCGGCCTGGCTTATCCTCCGAAAAATGTTGCTTGCCCATCTGAATTTATACGTTATCTGGTTGCTGGCTTATAGTCCCGCGCCGCCGGCGCTGGTGAGTGCTCTTAGCTGCCCGGGCGGCAGACCGCCGGCAGTTGGTAAAAAAAGCCCGGACCCGTACTCCCGCCGCCGAGGCGTTGGGTACGGGTCCGGGTAGTAATCGGCTGCCGTGCTTAGTCGCGCCGGGCCAGCTTCGCCTCTATCGAGTGCTGGGTGTGCGGCACGGCCCGCAGGCGCTCTTTCGGAATGAGCTTGCCGGTGCCGATGCACACGCCATAGGTCCCGTTTTTAATGCGCAGCTGCGCATTCTCAAGCTGCTGAATAAATTTCATCTGGCGCGAGGCCAGCTGGTTCAGGCTTTCTTTTTCGGCCGTTTCGGCGCCGTCTTCCAGCACTTTCAAGGAAGCGGCCGTTGTATCGGTGCCCGACTCATTATTGCGGGTCAGGGTTTCTTTAATAAAAGAAAGCTCTTTGCGGGCTGCGGTGAGCTTTTCCTGGATAATCTGGTCAAACTCAGCCAGGTCTTCCCGCGAGTAGCGGAGGTTTTCCTCGGTCATCGAAAAGCAGGTAAAAGAATAGTAGATAGTTACACCAATTAAGCTGGCCTGGCAGGCCAACGCCTCGCAGCCCCAAAAAGTTTAGCATCAATTCAAGCGTTTGCTTGTCGCGGTTGCCGGCTTCTTATCGTCTGGTAGTGCAAAGGTAATTAGTTTCAGCGGCTTTGCTTCGCCAAGGGGCTTTTCGGCCTAGAAGCCCAGCATCTGGATGGCGGCCACGGCGGCTTCTACGCCCTTGTTGCCGTGCCGCCCGCCGGCGCGGTCCCAGGCCTGCTCAAGCGTATTGGTGGTTACCAGGCCAAATATTACGGGTTTGTTATATTTTAGCCCCACTGTAGTAAGGCCCTGCGCCACTGCGTGGCAGATGTAGTCGTCGTGCTTGGTATCGCCCTTAATCACAACGCCGAGGCAGATAACGGCGTCCATCTCCTCGTGCTGGGCCAGCAGCTGCGCCCCCAGCGTGAGCTCAAAGCTGCCGGGCACCATATTGCGAAAGATATTTTCGGGCCTGGCCCCGTGCTTAAGCAGCGTTTCGTAGGCACCATTGCTGAGCGTATCGGTCAGCTCCCGGTTCCACTCGGCCACAACCAGGCCAAAGCGCTTTTCGCTGATGTTGATGAACCCGGAGCTGTCGTAAGTGCTGAGGTTTTGGAGAGAAGTTGCCATAAAGCGCAGAGTATGCAGGTAATGCGGATTGTGCCAGCCTGGGCCGAGCTGATTTGGTGCGTTGCGGGTGTGTTAGAAGCTGGTTCGGCTTTAGTAAACAACAACGGCGCTCCCCGTTGCGGGAAAGCGCCGTTGTGCGTAGCTAAGCCTGGCTGAATAGCCTATTGGCCGACCGCTGCTTTGCGCTGGCGGGCTTCGGCTGCTTCGGGCGAGGTTGCGTAGTCGTTGATGATACGGTCGTAGGCTTTGGCCGCGCCGGCGTTGTCTTTGGCGGTTTCGAGCGCAATGCCTTGCTTCAGCACGTAGCCGGGCGAAAACTGCTCATTCGGGTTGTGGTCGGCCGCTTTGGCATACAGCTCGGCCGCATCCTTGGGCTGATTCAGCTCCAGCTTGGCGTCGCCCATGAGCGCATATGCCCGCGACTGCACCAGGTAATCATCCGAGCTAAACTTGTCGAGGTAATTGTAGGCATCCTGAAACTTACCCTGCTTCAGGGCGGCCACGCCCGCGTAGAAGTTGGCCAGGTTGCCAGCTTTGGTGCCGCTGTACTCCGTGGCTACCTTATCGAGGCCCGGATGCTTGCCGTCGCCCTTGGTGGCTTTGCCCAGCGAATCAGCTTCCCAATAATCCACCGCCTTGAACATGGCATTCTGGGCCTGCGTGTTTTGCTCGGTGCGCCAGTAGTTGTAGCCAAATGCGCCGGCTATGGCGGCTACCACTACTACCAGAATCCCCAGCAGCAAGTTGCGATTGCGGCGTACGAAATCTTCCGACTCGGCCAGGCGAGCGGCGAGCGCATCGGGGTCTTCGAGCAACGGATTTTGGGTCACGTAGCTTTCTTCGGCTGGAGCCAGCGGGTCAGACGACACGGGGCGGATGGGCTGGCGGGCACCCGGCGTTTTGCCGGTGTAAGGAATCTTAGACATTAGGAGAGGTAGCTCGGCGGCAGGGCTCTTGAACCAAGCCGCGCCGCGGGGGCCACCCGGCCACAAAGGCAAGGGGCCGGGATGAAAGATAAAAACTTAATCGTGAATATACGGATAGTCGGCCTGCACGTACACGTCGTGGTAAAGCTCGGCGGCATCCGGGTACGGCGAGTTTTCGGCAAACTCCACCGACTCCTGCACCTGGGCCTTGATGCGCTCGTCGATAGCGGCCAGCTCTTCTTCCGTAGCCAGCTGGTGGGTCAGAATGGTGTGGCGCACGGCCTCAATGGTATCGCGGTGGCGATACTCTTCCACTTCTTCCTTGGTGCGGTACTTGGCGGGGTCGCTCATGGAGTGGCCCTTATAGCGGTAGGTTTTGAACTCCAGGAAAGTAGGGCCTTCGCCACTGCGGGCCCGGGCGGCGGCGCGGGCTACGGCGTGGTGCACGTCTTCCACGTTCATGGCATTCACCGGCTCGTTGGGCATCTGGTAGCCTTCAGCAATGATGTGCAGGTCGGTCACGTTGGAAGTACGCTGTACCGAGGTGCCCATGGCGTAGCCGTTGTTCTCCACCACGAAAATCACGGGCAGCTTCCAGAGCATGGCCATGTTGAAGGCTTCGTGCAGGGCGCCCTGGCGCACGGCGCCGTCGCCCATGTAGCAGATGCAAAGCTTACCCGTCTTGTTGTACTTCTCGGCAAATGCAATGCCGGCTCCCATCGGAATCTGGCCGCCCACAATGCCGTGGCCACCCATGAACCCAACTTCCTTGTCAAACATGTGCATCGAGCCGCCTTTGCCTTTCGAGCAGCCGGTGGCCTTGGCAAACAGCTCGGCCATGATGGCATTGGGTGAGGTACCCAGCGCCAGCGGGTGAGCGTGGTCGCGGTAAGCCGTGATATACTTATCGCCTTTTTCCAGGGCCGACACGGCGCCGGCTACGCACGCCTCCTGGCCAATGTAGAGGTGGCAGAAGCCCTTTATTTTTTGCTGACCGTAAAGCTGCCCGGCCTTCTCCTCAAACTTCCGCATGAGCTGCATTTGCTCATACCAATTTATATATACCTCTTTAGAAAACTCTAACTGGTCAGGTGAGGTGGCTACCGGCTCATTGCCGGGGTTGCCACCTTTGTGCGCGTCCGGTAACTCTTCTACGGCCGGCTGCTGCACGGTCTCGACACCCGTGGTAGCATCCGCTACCTTCGGCGTCTGGTTGCTGCTACCGTTCGCGCCGGCCTTCGGGGCATCCTTTACTTTCGACTCCGCCATAATTCGGGGTATATAATTTCGCGTTGGGAGGGCGAAATTACGTAATACCAACCGTACTCCCACTCCGCTGCTCCTAATGACGCTCGACTGGCTCCACCTGCTGTTTTTCAAAAACTACGACGAAGCCAGCCTGGCATTCGGCCCCGGCATCAACTGCTTTATCGGCGATAACGGCAGTGGCAAAACCAACCTGCTCGACGCCATTCACTACCTGGCGCTGGCCAAGAGTGCCTTCAACGCGGCCGATGCCCAGGCGATTAAGCAAGGAGCTGACTTCTTTGTGGTGAAAGGCAGCTTTTCGGCGGCCCTGGCCGAAAAGACCGAGACCATTCAGGTAAGTCTGCGAGCGGGCCAGAAAAAAATCATTACCCATGATAAGCAGCCTTACGACCGGCTGGCCGACCACATTGGCCGCTACCCGGCGGTGCTCATCTCGCCCTACGACACCGACCTGATTCGCCAGGGCAGTGAAGAGCGTCGGCGCTACTTCGATAGTCTTCAGTCGCAGCTCGACCACGACTTTCTGGAACTGCTTATTCAGTACAATGGCTTGCTGCGGCAGCGTAATGCCACGCTCAAGCAGGGCAGCGGCAGCCATGGGTTTGATGCGCTCTACCTGCAAGCCCTCGACGACCAGCTGGCTCCTTTGGGGGAAAGCCTGTCGGAGCGTCGGGCCGAGTTCCTGTCGCTGTTTATTCCGGTGTTCCAAAACCATTACCACCAACTGGCGGAGGGCCGCGAAGCCGTTACGCTGGCTTATAAGAGCCAGCTGCCAGGCCAGAATTTCCGCCACCTGCTTTTAGCCAACGAGCGGCGTGACCTGGCACTGCAGCGCAGCACGGTGGGTCCGCACCGCGACGACTTCGTATTTTTAATGGATGAGCTGCCCGTCAAAACGTATGCTTCTCAGGGCCAGCAAAAGTCATTCGCCATCGCTCTGAAGCTGGCCCAGTTTGAGCTGCTGGCTGCCCGTCAGCCGGCGAGTGGCTTAGCTCCGGCCAAGCCGCTTCTCCTGCTGGACGACATATTCGACCGCCTCGACGACAAGCGCATTGGCCGCCTGCTGCAGCTGGTAGCTGACCAGACCTTTGGGCAGGTATTCCTCACTGATACCAACCTTGAACGCACTGACCAGGCTTTGGCAGGCGTAAGCAGCGATGTCCGGCGCTTCCGAGTGGAGGGTGGTAATGTCGCGCCATTGTAGCACTGAAAAGCTCTTTTAGGAGGCTGGCGAGCGTACTTTTGAGGTAGCATTACCGCCGGGTCATCGGGCATTTTTGCGCCTCATTTTACTAGTCACTCGTGAAAAAGCCCAGCCTCTCTCCCACTGCACGCCGGGCCGATATTATCCCGCTGAAGGAGGGCCTGGAGGCTTTAGTGCGGGCCTACCGCCTGGGCGGCAAGCTCAACGAGGTAACGGTAGTAGCCAGCTGGGAGCGCGTGATGGGCAAGGCCGTTGCCCTCAAAACAAAGGAGGTGTACGTGAGTAAAGGCAAGCTATTCGTTCGGCTCACTTCGGCTCCGCTCAAGCATGAACTCGTCATGGCCAAAACGCGGGTACTGGAAATGCTTAACGCTGAAGTCGGCGCCCAGACCGTGACCGAAGTTGTTTTCCTGTAGTGGAGTTGGTGCGCGTAGCGTACTGCCGGCTTGGCTGTCCGCTCATCGTTCGCGCCACTTGTTCTTCCTAAGAGCAGGCCGCTGGCCTACGGCTTGGCTGCGTACACCTACCTGCTGGCGGCTTGAGAATTTGCAGGAGGGTCGGCCAGAGAAGATGATGCGCCACCTCTTTGGCTTAGGCTTCTTTTGTTCCGGGCCCAGGAAGCAAGTACTGTGCTAGCCCTCCGTTTCAGCTTTACAGTTGGCTTAACAGGCATCAGCCGTAAGCTGACAGCCGCTGGCCGTTTCTGGATGCTGATATTGCTCAGTAGGTGCTGTTTTTAACACTGTGATTCATGTTCGGGCAAAAATGTTCCACGTGAAACATTTTTGTTACTTGGGGCCATACACTTTTAGCAGAAGCTCATTGTAGGCCTCCAGCAAGGCGATATACTTCGTTTGCAAAGCTAAAAGCTGCTTAGAAGGGTCAGAATCGGGGTTTTGAGCGGGTGTTACACGATGTGTAACATTATGTGTAACACTTGAACGAGCAATAGGTGTTACAAATGGCAGAGAAGATTGTTCAGCAATCGTAAAGTCGTGTGAAAAATCGTGCCCAATAATTTGACCAATGCTCTTTACAAAATTGGCGTCCAGTGTATCATCCTTAAACTTACGATAGATAGTCGGACGTGTAATGCCGAGCTCTTCCACGATACGCGTGATGGAAATACCGCTGTTTTTGATGGCTTCCTGCAGTATTTCGCCCTGATGCGGCATGAAGTGTATAGCTTAGATGAGTTACAGTGCAAAGATGTAATTCGTAACCTTGCAAACCAAATTTGTCTTACACTAATTATTGCGAAGAGAGAATCAGTGAGAAGCGGGCACTGTAACGTTACCGCGTATCATATAAAAAATGTACGATACAGTGTAACGAACAGGTCGTATTACACACGACTGTAACGCCAGGGCATACATTATTTACTTCTACCCAACAGCTGCAACAAGCGATTGGGGTAGTCGGTGGTGATGCCATCTACTCCCCAGCAGGCTACCTGCCGTAAGTCAGCCACGTAGTTTACCGTCCAGGGCACTAGGCGCAGGCCCGGATAAGCGAGCCGCAGCTCTTGTACCATCGCCGCCGACAGGAGCGTGAAATCGGGACCAAGGGTATCGGGTATAAAGCCCAGCTGCCGGAGGCAAACGAGTAAAGACTGCGCAGGCCTTTCGACAAGCAGACACTGCCTGAGCAAGGGCGCAGCCTGCCGGGCATACTGTAGCACGCGCGGGTCGAAGCTGAGCAGCGTAGTACGTGAAAGCAGTTGCGCCGCGACCAGCTCAGCCACTACCAAATCGACGAAAAAGGCCGGCCGTGGATGAAAAATATCGTCTCCGGCCGGACTACTTTTCACCTCGACAGAATAGCCAACCGGAGGGCGCCGAAGGGTGTGGCAGGCTAGCTCGACCGCCTGCAACACCTCCCGTAGCAGCGGCCGGTAAGCAGGCACTGGCTGTTGAGAAGGAAAGTCGGGGTGCGGCTTCTCGCCCACGCGGCACTCCCGGATGGTCGCATAAGTCAGCTTATAGAGATTGAATTGCTGCGGCTGCCGCGGGTCGATGGCTTCGCCGGCGGGGCCGCTACCCAGGCTGGCCGACAGCCAGGGCTCGTGCGAGACTACTACCTGGTTGTCGTGCGAGATAACCACATCGAGCTCCAGCACATCTACTCCCAGCGCCAAGGCATGCAAAAAGGCCGGCAGGGTGTTCTCAGGCAGTAGGCCCCGGCACCCGCGATGGCCGTGGACTTCGAGAAAAGCGGCCCCGGAAAGAGCGACTGGGTAAGGTGGAAACTGCATAAGCACTTTGTACGCAGGCCGGGCAAAGGCGGCAGCCGCCGAAGTAAATTTGCAGGAGCTAGCACACCTGGCTTGCCTGGCAACGTGCCAGCTTTAGCCCGTGGCTACTCCTGTTTATATGAAGCGACTGCTACTACTTGTAGCGCTGCTGGCCCTGGTGGCGGGTGGCTATTACTACTTCAGCGCCCTGCGCAAAGGCCCCGAATACGCGCTGATACAGGCAGCAAACGCGACGCAAACGCATGACCTGGCTGCCTTCGAGCGCTACGTGGATGTAGATGCCCTGACGGGTCATTTGGTAGACGATGTGGCCAGCCAAAGCAATTTGCTGACTGCCCTGGTGCCGGGTGGCGGCCTGGCCTTACGCGGCGGCCTGGGGCTGCTTAAGCCACAGCTGGCCCAGGCAGCACACAAGGAAGTACAGCGCTACGTAGCGACCGGCTCGCTGGAAGCGGCGCAGGCAGCGGCTCCCAAGCGGCTGGTCAGTATCTCATTTCTTGGCCTGGCGAGTCACTTGTTCAGCCCCGACAGCAAGTTTAAGGGCGTGAAGTATTCGACTGATAAAGGCGATGAGGCGTTGGTTGGCCTGGAGTTTACGCAACCGCGCTACGACACCACTATGGTAGTTGAGGTAAAGCTGCTGAAAGAGCCTGATGGCCACTGGCAGGCCAAGCAGATTACCAATACCGGCGAGCTGGTGAAGTACGTAGCCCGGCTGGAGAAGAACCGTCTGCTGGGCGGCCAATAGCGGCTGAAGCACAGTCAATCGCCCGCTGGCACTGAATGCGCCAGACGCAAAAAAAGAGTCCCCCGCCAACAAGCAGGGGACTCTTTTTTGATGAAATAGGGTCGCAGCCTAGCTATTGCGACCGAAGATGTAGTAGATGAGCAGCCCGCCGAACGGGAAGAAGAAGATGATGGCCGCCCAGATTATTTTCTTGCCAATGTCCCAGGACTTACCAAATACATTGAAAATAGCTAATATATCCAGAATAAGTAATAGAATACCCCAGGGAGCAAGGCCGCCGTTAGCATTGAAGCGGTTGCAGCTGGTAGCCAGCAACAGCAGTGGCAGCAAGAGAGTGGCCAGCAGAGGCAGGCGCTCGGAAAAGGAACGAAGGGATTTCATGTGAAAGAAAGGCGTTTGGTGAAAGAATGTGGGATTTCTACGCGCCAGGCCCTCATATGGATATGCTATTTACCCCACTTACTGACTATCAGCCGCTTAAAATCTGTAAGCAACTACTTGCTGGAAAAAATTGGGTAAAACACCAGGCACCAGCGCAATGATAACAAGCACCCCGAAGAGCGCCCCGTAAAAGTGTGCGTCGTGGTTGACGTTATCGGCCCGCCGCCGACCCATGTAGTAGGAATAAGCGAGATAGAGCAAGCCGAACAGAAAGGGCTGAATGGGCACCGGAATCGGGAAAATGATGATGCCGCCGCCGTGGGTATTTACCGGAAAAAGCAGGATGCTGGCAAACAGCACCGACGCTACCCCGCCCGACGCCCCGCGGCTGCGGTAGTCGCGGTCGTCGCGGTGCTGAAAGTAGGTGGGCACATCCGACACAACAATGCCGCCCAGGTACAGGAGCAGAAACAAGCCCAAACCCGCGCCCGTGCCATACCGCTGCGCCAGCGTGGCCAGCACCACGGGGCTAAAGGAGTAAAAGGCAAACATATTAAAAAGCAGATGTGCCCAGTCGGCGTGCAGGAAGCCGGAGGTAAGCAGGCGGTACCACTGCCCGCTGGAGCGGGCCATCAGGTAGGGCTGCATAATCCAGGCGCGCATGAGGTCGGCGTTGGACCAGGCGTAGGCCGAGATGGCGACCGTGAGGCCGATAAGAATCAGAATGGGGTTGAGCACGGGTTCTTAGCTTTCGCGGTCCATGAGCTGGAGCGCGAGATGATGAAGGGGCTGCTTGCGCGCGGCAGGGGCCGCCACGCGCTCCAAATGCTGCAAAGCAGCCTGGAAGTAGTCGTTGATGAGGGCTTCGGTCTGAGGGCGGATTTCGAGCTCGTCGTAGATGCCACGCACGGCGCGCACCTTGGCATCGGCATCGGCCAGGGGCTGCCCGAGGTAGCGCGCCAGCGTGGCTTGCTGAGCCGGGTTGGCCTGGGCCTGGGCCGTCAGCAGCAGAAAGGTTTTCTTATCAGAGATAATGTCGCCGCCAACGCGCTTGCCGAAGGTCGCCGCGTCGCCATAAACATCGAGGAGGTCGTCGCGCAGCTGAAAAGCCAGGCCGATGTCGGTGCCGAACTGCCGCAGGTGCTCGGCATCTTCGGCCGAGGCGCCGGCCAGCACGGCTCCCAGCTCCAGCGCGAAGCCCAGCAGCACGGCCGTTTTCAGCCGAATCATGTCGAGATACTGCGCAATGGTAATGCTGGTATCAGTCTCAAAGTTCATGTCCCACTGCTGGCCCTCGCACACCTCGGCGGCAGTTTGGGAAAAGCGGCGCAGCACCTGGGGCAGCAGCGGCAGCGGTACGTTTTCGAATAACAATTCATAAGCCCGCACCAGCATCACGTCGCCCGACAGAATGGCTACGTTCGCGTTCCACTTCTCATGTACCGTAGGCTGCCCGCGCCGCAGCGGCGCCTGGTCCATCAGGTCGTCGTGGAGCAGTGTGAAATTGTGAAAGACTTCGGTGGCCAGCGCCGGCTTCACGAGCGGCACCAGGTCGTCGGTGAAAAGCTGACCGCCGAGCAGCGTGAGCAGAGGCCGCAGGCGCTTGCCGCCAAGGCTCATGATGTAGCGAATGGGGTCGTAGAGGGTGGCCGGCTGCTGGCCATAATCGAGCTGGCGCAGGGCCGTAGCCAGGAGAGTGGAGAGGTCGGGTTGCACGGGGGCAAAGGTCGTTTATACATATTTGTTATAGCGAGCGCAGCGCGGCAATCGCGCCTGAACGGCTCACATGAACTTCGTTCAGGCGCGATTGCCGCGCTGCGCTCGCTATGACCTGTTCAAACTATCGACGGGGCTTGCTACGCTCACGGCCGCTACCCTTGCTGCCTTTGTAACTACCGCCTTTGCTGTTGCCGTCGCGGTTGCGGGCGCTGCGGCCACCGCGGCCGGCTTCGCGCTCGGCGCGCTCGCGCTGCTTCACACTTTCGGGGCGGTTATCGACCAGCTCCATGTCGATGGTGCGGTCGAGCAGGTTGGCCGAAGTCACGATAACCTGCAGCTCGTCGCCGAACTGGATGATGCGCTTGGAGCCGCGGCCCACTATGCGGTAGTTTTCTTTATCCAGCTCCCAGGTATCGCCCGGAATATCAGAGATGCGAATCATGCCCTCGCACTTATTCTCTTCAATCTCGACGTAGATGCCCCGCTCGGTAAGGCCCGATACCACACCGGTAAACTGCTCGCCGATGTGCGTGCCGATGTACTCGACCTGCTTGTACTTGATGCTGGCGCGCTCGGCATTGGCGGCCAGCTTCTCGCGGGCTGAGGAGTGCTTGCACTCTTCCTCCACGGGCTCCACAGCTACATTCTTGCCGCCTTCCAGGTAGTGTTCCAGCAGGCGGTGGGCCATCATATCGGGATAGCGGCGGATGGGCGAGGTGAAGTGCGAGTAGTGCGCAAAGGCCAGCCCGAAGTGCCCCAGCGGCTCGGTAGTATAAATGGCCTTCGACATGGAGCGAATGGCCAGGCCCTGAATCACGTTTTGCTCGGCCTTGCCCACCACGTCTTCGCTGAGCTTATTAAGCTCGGTGCTGATTTTTTTCGGATTAGCCAGGTTGAGCTTGTAGCCGAATTTCTGAGCAAAAAGCGCGAAGTTTTCGAGGCGGTCGGGGTCGGGCGCGTCGTGGGTACGGTACACCATCGTGAAGCGCGGCTTGGTTTTCTTGAGACCAAACACGAACTCGGCCACCCGCTTGTTGGCAAGCAGCATAAACTCCTCGATGAGCTTGTGCGCGTCCTTGCGCTCCTTCACGTACACGCCGAGGGGCTTGCCATCAGGACCCAGCTTGAACTTCACTTCCTGGGTTTCGAAGCTGATAGCGCCCTTGCGGAAGCGCTCGGCCGAAAGCTTTTTGGCCAGCCGGTTGAGCAGGTTGATTTCTTCGGCGTAATCGCCCTCGCCGGTTTCGATGCGCTCCTGGGCTTCCTCGTAGCTGAAGCGGCGGTCGGAGTGAATGACGGTTTTGCCAAACCACGACTCGTGCAGCTTGCCTTTCTCATCAATCTCAAACACGGCCGAGAACGTTAGCTTATCCTCGTTGGGCCGCAGCGAGCAGAGGCCATTGGAGAGGTTCTCGGGCAGCATCGGAATCACGCGGTCTACCAGGTACACCGAAGTGGCGCGGCTCTTGCCTTCGCGCTCCAGCTCGGTTCCCAGCCGCACGTAATGCGTTACGTCGGCAATGTGTACGCCCACTTCAT
The sequence above is drawn from the Hymenobacter baengnokdamensis genome and encodes:
- a CDS encoding glycerophosphodiester phosphodiesterase family protein → MQFPPYPVALSGAAFLEVHGHRGCRGLLPENTLPAFLHALALGVDVLELDVVISHDNQVVVSHEPWLSASLGSGPAGEAIDPRQPQQFNLYKLTYATIRECRVGEKPHPDFPSQQPVPAYRPLLREVLQAVELACHTLRRPPVGYSVEVKSSPAGDDIFHPRPAFFVDLVVAELVAAQLLSRTTLLSFDPRVLQYARQAAPLLRQCLLVERPAQSLLVCLRQLGFIPDTLGPDFTLLSAAMVQELRLAYPGLRLVPWTVNYVADLRQVACWGVDGITTDYPNRLLQLLGRSK
- a CDS encoding helix-turn-helix domain-containing protein, with the translated sequence MPHQGEILQEAIKNSGISITRIVEELGITRPTIYRKFKDDTLDANFVKSIGQIIGHDFSHDFTIAEQSSLPFVTPIARSSVTHNVTHRVTPAQNPDSDPSKQLLALQTKYIALLEAYNELLLKVYGPK
- the recF gene encoding DNA replication/repair protein RecF (All proteins in this family for which functions are known are DNA-binding proteins that assist the filamentation of RecA onto DNA for the initiation of recombination or recombinational repair.); amino-acid sequence: MTLDWLHLLFFKNYDEASLAFGPGINCFIGDNGSGKTNLLDAIHYLALAKSAFNAADAQAIKQGADFFVVKGSFSAALAEKTETIQVSLRAGQKKIITHDKQPYDRLADHIGRYPAVLISPYDTDLIRQGSEERRRYFDSLQSQLDHDFLELLIQYNGLLRQRNATLKQGSGSHGFDALYLQALDDQLAPLGESLSERRAEFLSLFIPVFQNHYHQLAEGREAVTLAYKSQLPGQNFRHLLLANERRDLALQRSTVGPHRDDFVFLMDELPVKTYASQGQQKSFAIALKLAQFELLAARQPASGLAPAKPLLLLDDIFDRLDDKRIGRLLQLVADQTFGQVFLTDTNLERTDQALAGVSSDVRRFRVEGGNVAPL
- a CDS encoding polyprenyl synthetase family protein, encoding MQPDLSTLLATALRQLDYGQQPATLYDPIRYIMSLGGKRLRPLLTLLGGQLFTDDLVPLVKPALATEVFHNFTLLHDDLMDQAPLRRGQPTVHEKWNANVAILSGDVMLVRAYELLFENVPLPLLPQVLRRFSQTAAEVCEGQQWDMNFETDTSITIAQYLDMIRLKTAVLLGFALELGAVLAGASAEDAEHLRQFGTDIGLAFQLRDDLLDVYGDAATFGKRVGGDIISDKKTFLLLTAQAQANPAQQATLARYLGQPLADADAKVRAVRGIYDELEIRPQTEALINDYFQAALQHLERVAAPAARKQPLHHLALQLMDRES
- a CDS encoding rhomboid family intramembrane serine protease, yielding MLNPILILIGLTVAISAYAWSNADLMRAWIMQPYLMARSSGQWYRLLTSGFLHADWAHLLFNMFAFYSFSPVVLATLAQRYGTGAGLGLFLLLYLGGIVVSDVPTYFQHRDDRDYRSRGASGGVASVLFASILLFPVNTHGGGIIIFPIPVPIQPFLFGLLYLAYSYYMGRRRADNVNHDAHFYGALFGVLVIIALVPGVLPNFFQQVVAYRF
- a CDS encoding DUF721 domain-containing protein, translated to MKKPSLSPTARRADIIPLKEGLEALVRAYRLGGKLNEVTVVASWERVMGKAVALKTKEVYVSKGKLFVRLTSAPLKHELVMAKTRVLEMLNAEVGAQTVTEVVFL
- a CDS encoding PLD nuclease N-terminal domain-containing protein — its product is MKSLRSFSERLPLLATLLLPLLLLATSCNRFNANGGLAPWGILLLILDILAIFNVFGKSWDIGKKIIWAAIIFFFPFGGLLIYYIFGRNS